In Juglans microcarpa x Juglans regia isolate MS1-56 chromosome 7D, Jm3101_v1.0, whole genome shotgun sequence, the following are encoded in one genomic region:
- the LOC121238056 gene encoding fasciclin-like arabinogalactan protein 12 — MMTKPGVFYLSILLLFLFHVINTLAQPTAAPVQSTTAPTPPANAPAKPATPPSTPATPPTSLAKPPIQSAKAPSQSVQVPVQKGSIDVTKILAKAHGYSVLIRLLKSTGLAAQLYGQLNNSNNGFTIFAPTDTAFSNLKPGTINSLSDLQKTQLIQFHILNSVIGLSNFQTLSNPVPTEAGDTSAGEFPLNVTTAGNQVNISTGLVNTTMGGTIYMDNHLAIYRVDSVLLPLDIFSPKPKKAAAPKPALTESNTTTAAESPSGGGGGATTASSSTTDTDAAKVNASGAVSLSTNKLLLPIGVVVVAFFVAKGT; from the coding sequence ATGATGACCAAACCCGGTGTCTTTTACCTCTCAATTctacttctttttctcttccatgTTATTAACACTTTAGCCCAACCCACCGCGGCTCCAGTCCAATCCACCACGGCTCCAACTCCACCTGCCAATGCTCCAGCCAAGCCGGCCACGCCCCCGAGCACACCTGCCACGCCTCCCACCTCACTTGCCAAGCCTCCAATCCAATCTGCCAAGGCGCCTTCCCAGTCTGTCCAAGTACCTGTACAAAAAGGCTCTATTGACGTCACAAAAATCCTTGCAAAGGCACACGGCTACTCAGTCCTTATCCGCCTCTTAAAAAGCACTGGATTGGCTGCGCAACTATACGGGCAACTCAACAATTCGAACAATGGCTTTACCATCTTTGCACCTACGGATACAGCATTTTCGAATCTCAAACCAGGCACTATAAACTCTCTATCTGACCTACAAAAGACCCAGCTAATACAATTTCACATCTTGAACTCCGTGATTGGTCTGTCCAACTTCCAAACCCTAAGCAATCCAGTGCCAACAGAGGCCGGTGATACTAGCGCCGGAGAATTCCCCCTAAATGTGACCACAGCCGGCAACCAAGTGAACATTTCAACCGGCCTTGTGAATACCACAATGGGTGGTACAATATATATGGATAACCACCTAGCGATATATCGAGTGGACAGTGTGCTTCTTCCACTGGACATTTTTTCTCCTAAGCCTAAAAAGGCTGCTGCCCCTAAACCAGCATTGACAGAATCAAATACCACGACCGCTGCAGAGAGTCCAtcaggtggtggtggtggtgctacTACTGCTTCTTCTTCTACAACGGACACCGATGCTGCCAAAGTAAATGCGTCTGGTGCAGTAAGCCTCAGTACAAACAAACTTTTGTTGCCCATCGGAGTTGTTGTGGTTGCATTCTTTGTGGCGAAAGGAACTTGA